GTCGGCCAGCTTCTTGATCATCTTGGCAATGCCGGCAGTGCTAATCGTGATGCGGCGTGGGGCCATATTCAGCCCGTCGGGGGCCGTGATGCGGCGCACACTCTCCACCACGTTGGCGTAGTTGAGCAGGGGCTCGCCCATGCCCATGTACACGATATTGGTGAGCGGCGTGCCGTATTGGGCCTCGCACTGCTCCCGGATGCGCACCACCTGGTCGTAGATTTCGGCCGCGTCCAGGTTGCGCTTGCGCTCCATGTAGCCCGTGGCGCAAAACTTACACGTCAGCGAGCAGCCCACCTGCGAGCTGATGCACGCCGTCATGCGCGTATCGTGCGGGATAAGCACGCCCTCCACGATGTTGCCATCGTGCAGGCGGAAGGCCGACTTGATGGTGCCGTCGTTCGAGAGCTGCTGATTCTGGACCGCCACGCCGTTGATAACGAAATGCTTGGCCAGCAGCTCGCGGGTCGAGAGGGAAATGTTGTTCATCTCCTCAAACGAGCCGGCGGTATTCTTCCACAGCCATTCCAGCACCTGCTTGGCGCGGAAAGGTTTTTCGCCGTGCTCTACCATAAAGGCTTTGAGCTCATCGGGGGAGAGTTTGCGGATGTCGCGCTTGGAAACAACGGGCAGGTCAATCATCATAACTGCAAAGATACGACAGGTGATTTAGTGAGATAGTGATTTAGTGAGTTTTAGGTTTGCCTGCCCCTCACTATGTCGCTGGCACCCAACATAGCCGAGGTGGTAATAGTGCCTGTGTTTAAATGTGCTGATGTGGATACTGTGAGGAATGTGCCAGTCACCTGCCATTGCGAGGCGAAGCGCGGCCATCCGTCCTCTACGCAGTACGACCCACTCTTTTACCAGAAAGCCCTGACGTTAGCGCAACGTCAGGGCTTTTCACTTAAGAGCACTCAGCACATTTCAAAGGACGGATTGCTTCGTCCTGCGTCCTCGCAATGACACGGGGTAAGAAGGCCCGCACGGCGACATCACAATTTCGCAACCTCACCATTTCACTTTTTCCCTTACCTTGCCGGCATAAACTTTAGGGGTGTTCTGCTACGCGGGACTGAGAAATACCCTTGGAACCTGATCCAGGTAATGCTGGCGAAGGGAAAAGTGACCAGAAACGGGACGCTCTGTGCCCGTGGCGTACGCCGTCCTATCGTTTATTGTTTTGACTCCATCAACCTGCTAATCTGCTTGTTGCATGACGCTATTTGTCAACGATAAACCGCACGAGGCTTCAGCTTCCCCTACCCTTACGGCCACGCTCGACGAGCTGCAGCTGCTGCACCTGCGCGGCATTGCCGTGGCCGTCAACGACGTGGTGGTGCCCCGCCCCGATTGGCCCGCCCACCAGCTGCAGGCCCACGACCGGATTACAATTATTCGCGCCACCCAAGGGGGCTAGGCCGCGCCACGTCCTGTTTCCACTTCCTTTTCGATGAAGAAAAAAGACCAAGCCCCCCAGCAGACGCTGGTGGAGCGCCAGCCCCTGACCGGCTCGCGCAAGATCTACGTGCCCGGCCAGCTCTACCCCAACCTGCGGGTAGCCATGCGCGAAATCGTGCTCAGCGACACCCAGCGCAAGTTCGACTTCGTGAACCCCACGGAGGAAAACCTGCCGGTAACCGTCTACGACACCAGCGGCCCCTATACCGACCCCAACGTGGCTATCGACCTCAAAAAAGGGCTGCCCCGCCTGCGCGAGGAATGGATTCTGGGCCGCGGCGACGTGGAGCAGTTGCCCGGCACCTCGTCGGAATACGGGCAGCAGCGGGCCGCCGATGCCTCGCTGGACGCCTTGCGCTTCGAGCACATTCGGCGGCCGTACCGGGCTAAGCCAGGCCGCAACGTGAGCCAGATGCACTACGCCAAACAGGGCATTATCACGCCCGAAATGGAATACATTGCCATCCGGGAA
Above is a genomic segment from Hymenobacter cellulosivorans containing:
- the rlmN gene encoding 23S rRNA (adenine(2503)-C(2))-methyltransferase RlmN, with product MIDLPVVSKRDIRKLSPDELKAFMVEHGEKPFRAKQVLEWLWKNTAGSFEEMNNISLSTRELLAKHFVINGVAVQNQQLSNDGTIKSAFRLHDGNIVEGVLIPHDTRMTACISSQVGCSLTCKFCATGYMERKRNLDAAEIYDQVVRIREQCEAQYGTPLTNIVYMGMGEPLLNYANVVESVRRITAPDGLNMAPRRITISTAGIAKMIKKLADDDVKANLALSLHAPNDVKRNEIMPINEANSLAALKDALQYYHEKTGRKVTYEYIVFENFNDTLEDAAELYQISKWLPCKVNLIEYNPIENASYQNAEADKITAFHKYLADRGVQTNIRRSRGKDIDAACGQLAVKEKADVA
- the thiS gene encoding sulfur carrier protein ThiS, with translation MTLFVNDKPHEASASPTLTATLDELQLLHLRGIAVAVNDVVVPRPDWPAHQLQAHDRITIIRATQGG